One window of the Devosia sp. 2618 genome contains the following:
- a CDS encoding GlsB/YeaQ/YmgE family stress response membrane protein encodes MGILWTIIIGFIAGVVAKFIMPGSNEPSGFILTTILGIVGAFVASYLGQALGWYAPGEGAGLIGAIVGAIIVLFVWGLIAGRRRV; translated from the coding sequence ATGGGCATTCTCTGGACTATTATTATCGGTTTCATCGCTGGCGTTGTTGCCAAGTTTATTATGCCCGGCAGCAACGAGCCGTCTGGGTTCATCCTGACCACCATCCTGGGCATCGTCGGCGCGTTCGTGGCCTCTTATCTCGGCCAGGCACTCGGCTGGTACGCCCCCGGTGAAGGCGCAGGCCTGATCGGCGCCATCGTCGGCGCAATCATTGTCCTGTTCGTCTGGGGCCTGATCGCTGGCCGTCGCCGGGTCTAA
- a CDS encoding glycosyltransferase family 4 protein, translating to MSKMILHDYGGHPFTGQLARALAARGNAMVYAWFAGFSGPKGRMGGVEHAGFRAVPLDIGGPFDKDNLVRRGLQQREYARVVAALVLQERPDEVLSANAPIEVQEALQRACARVGARFVFWLQDIHSEAIGRIIGKKNDGLGKLAGTYFRARERRVLQASDAVIAIADAFLDVLGGEPWRMDTAGMEVIENWAPLEDIPLLPRDNDWAQANLRPAQKRIVYTGTLARKHNPDLLLYLARNLEADVYLFSEGSSADHVSAVAASEGLDNMIVRPWVDVDDLPSVLASADILYAVIEEDAGVFSVPSKVLSYLAAGRAILGSIPTNNLAAQTICRAEAGRVVAPDDVDGLLRDARALLGDDAARAEMASNARAYAERTFHIANIAGRFEDVLNERVGQTKLAAE from the coding sequence ATGAGCAAGATGATCCTGCACGACTATGGCGGGCATCCGTTTACCGGCCAGTTGGCGCGCGCCCTGGCGGCGCGGGGCAATGCAATGGTCTATGCGTGGTTCGCTGGCTTTTCCGGGCCGAAGGGGCGGATGGGCGGTGTCGAGCACGCTGGATTTCGGGCGGTGCCACTGGATATTGGTGGGCCGTTCGACAAGGACAATCTTGTCAGGCGCGGGCTGCAGCAGCGGGAATATGCCCGCGTTGTCGCCGCTTTGGTGCTGCAGGAGCGGCCCGACGAGGTGCTGTCAGCCAATGCGCCGATCGAGGTTCAGGAGGCGTTGCAGCGGGCCTGCGCACGCGTCGGCGCGCGGTTCGTTTTTTGGCTGCAGGATATTCATAGCGAGGCGATTGGCCGGATTATCGGCAAGAAAAACGATGGCCTAGGGAAGCTGGCGGGCACCTATTTTCGCGCGCGTGAGCGTCGGGTTTTGCAGGCGAGCGACGCAGTTATCGCAATAGCGGATGCGTTCCTCGATGTGCTGGGTGGCGAGCCCTGGCGGATGGATACGGCAGGAATGGAGGTCATCGAAAACTGGGCGCCGCTTGAGGATATTCCGCTGTTACCGCGAGACAATGACTGGGCGCAGGCAAACCTGCGGCCAGCGCAAAAGCGGATCGTTTACACGGGGACATTGGCGCGAAAGCACAATCCGGATTTGTTGCTGTATCTGGCGCGCAATCTGGAGGCAGATGTGTACCTGTTCTCGGAAGGCAGCAGCGCGGATCATGTGAGTGCGGTGGCAGCGAGCGAAGGGCTCGACAATATGATTGTGCGGCCTTGGGTCGACGTGGACGATCTGCCGAGCGTTCTGGCTTCCGCCGATATTTTGTACGCGGTTATTGAGGAGGACGCCGGCGTATTCTCGGTACCGTCCAAGGTGCTGTCCTATCTGGCGGCGGGGCGGGCGATATTGGGATCCATTCCTACAAACAATCTCGCCGCCCAAACCATCTGCCGCGCCGAGGCGGGCAGGGTAGTGGCACCGGATGACGTCGACGGCCTGTTGCGTGACGCGCGGGCGTTGCTCGGCGATGACGCCGCGCGCGCCGAGATGGCCAGCAACGCGCGCGCCTATGCCGAGCGGACATTCCACATTGCCAACATCGCGGGGCGCTTTGAAGACGTTCTCAACGAGCGGGTGGGGCAAACAAAACTGGCCGCCGAATGA
- a CDS encoding HlyD family type I secretion periplasmic adaptor subunit, which yields MSQQLALSSLPNAPAPKSIPRIMPLMRGTLLVGGLIVAIFFGLFGTWAAMAPLSSGAMASGVVSPDSARKVIQHLEGGIIRTIHVHEGQQVKAGDKLITLESTRQEANFSSGREQWLRLLVIRARLEAHAANAPEMTLPRAVLDAEQPELVAFIANQRSQFATEQRAQLQLADISSRQVAQLDSEIVSIAAETAGLERQKALVDQQYDDGVKLLAQQLISRARVNELQRLQAQLESMIASNAGRTAQANQKIEESRLNLLQSQENFRIKIAEESTQANNQIAVLAADIESTSDVLRRTEITSPVDGVVLNLRNQTVGGIVRPGDPIMDVVPLADDMIVLAKLSPRDIDLVTLGMDAKVNLLPFSSRNILPLHGEVVQIAADSKLDELTRQYYYELRIRVPASQIASHNGLYMSPGMPAEITVVTGARTMLQYLTEPLLRAVNAAFVYD from the coding sequence ATGAGCCAACAGCTTGCCCTCTCCAGCCTGCCCAACGCGCCCGCCCCCAAATCCATTCCGCGCATCATGCCGCTCATGCGCGGCACCCTGCTGGTCGGCGGCTTGATCGTTGCGATCTTTTTTGGCCTCTTTGGCACCTGGGCCGCTATGGCGCCACTCTCCAGCGGCGCCATGGCCAGCGGCGTCGTCAGCCCGGACTCTGCTCGCAAGGTCATTCAGCACCTTGAAGGCGGCATCATCCGCACCATCCACGTCCACGAAGGCCAACAGGTCAAAGCCGGCGACAAGCTCATCACGCTCGAATCCACCCGGCAGGAGGCCAATTTCTCGTCCGGTCGCGAGCAGTGGCTGCGCCTTCTGGTCATCCGTGCGCGCCTCGAAGCCCACGCCGCCAACGCGCCCGAAATGACCCTGCCCCGCGCCGTTCTCGACGCCGAGCAGCCCGAACTGGTCGCGTTTATCGCCAACCAGCGCAGCCAGTTCGCGACCGAACAGCGTGCCCAGCTGCAGTTGGCCGACATTTCCTCGCGTCAGGTCGCCCAGCTTGATAGCGAAATCGTCTCGATCGCCGCCGAAACCGCGGGCCTTGAGCGCCAGAAAGCGCTGGTCGACCAACAATATGATGATGGCGTCAAACTGCTGGCTCAGCAGTTGATCTCCCGCGCTCGCGTCAACGAACTGCAGCGCCTGCAGGCGCAACTCGAAAGCATGATCGCCTCCAATGCCGGTCGCACCGCGCAGGCCAATCAGAAGATCGAGGAAAGCCGCCTCAATCTGCTGCAGAGCCAGGAAAACTTCCGCATCAAGATTGCCGAAGAAAGCACCCAGGCCAACAACCAGATCGCCGTGCTGGCCGCCGACATCGAATCCACTAGCGACGTGCTGCGTCGCACCGAGATCACCAGCCCGGTCGATGGCGTGGTGCTCAATCTGCGCAATCAGACCGTCGGAGGCATCGTCCGCCCCGGCGATCCGATCATGGATGTGGTGCCCCTCGCCGACGACATGATCGTCCTCGCCAAGCTTTCTCCCCGCGACATCGATCTTGTTACATTGGGCATGGACGCCAAGGTCAATCTGCTACCGTTCTCATCGCGCAACATCCTGCCACTGCATGGCGAAGTCGTACAGATAGCCGCCGACAGCAAGCTCGATGAACTGACCCGCCAATACTACTACGAGCTGCGCATCCGCGTCCCCGCCAGCCAGATCGCCTCCCATAACGGTCTTTACATGAGCCCCGGCATGCCCGCCGAAATCACCGTCGTCACCGGCGCCCGCACCATGCTGCAATACTTGACAGAGCCGCTCCTCCGCGCCGTAAACGCCGCCTTCGTCTACGACTAG
- a CDS encoding metalloregulator ArsR/SmtB family transcription factor — MANLVSLPHLAMLSALAQETRLATFRALVTEGPEGLPAGEISRIIGTPSNTMSTHLAILERSGLITSRRDGRSIIYTADLSAMQNLVLFLVQDCCQGNPGVSATVADILSAASPCDPKCAPDAKQLA, encoded by the coding sequence ATGGCCAATCTCGTTTCACTGCCCCATCTCGCCATGCTGTCGGCTTTGGCGCAGGAAACCCGCCTGGCCACCTTCCGCGCCCTCGTCACCGAGGGACCAGAAGGCCTCCCTGCCGGCGAAATCTCCCGCATCATCGGCACGCCGTCCAACACCATGTCCACCCATCTGGCGATCCTGGAGCGGTCCGGCCTGATCACTTCACGCCGTGACGGACGCTCGATCATCTACACCGCCGACCTCAGCGCCATGCAAAATCTCGTGCTGTTTCTCGTGCAGGACTGCTGCCAGGGCAATCCGGGCGTCAGCGCCACCGTCGCCGACATCCTGTCCGCCGCCTCGCCCTGCGATCCAAAATGCGCACCTGACGCAAAACAGTTGGCCTGA
- the exbB gene encoding tonB-system energizer ExbB: MLHRPVRRPTARFFYPLLTAAWLGLVAAPSAQEVPTTPAPVVEQQPEAVEPPTPAPAETPAPVEVVTPDAPATAPEPTVYAVPSAALPHDLSPYGMYMQADWVVKGVMIGLAVASLVTWTILVAKILELAGAKRRVRKARSVITGSRTLDDAVATLGKRRGIGALLLSAAKEELEMTGSAATPDAGDGLKERVSSRLRRIELAAGRRISRGTGILATVGSVSPFVGLFGTVWGIMNSFISISESQTTNLAIVAPGIAEALLATAIGLVAAIPAVVIYNAFSRAIAGYRQLLGDAASGVERLVSRDLDATRTAGGN; the protein is encoded by the coding sequence ATGTTGCATCGCCCAGTACGTCGCCCGACGGCACGCTTTTTCTACCCATTGTTGACGGCGGCCTGGCTTGGGCTGGTCGCGGCCCCCTCAGCGCAGGAAGTGCCAACGACGCCGGCGCCCGTCGTCGAACAACAGCCGGAAGCCGTGGAGCCGCCAACGCCAGCACCGGCCGAAACGCCCGCGCCCGTTGAGGTCGTCACACCCGACGCACCAGCTACAGCACCAGAACCAACCGTCTACGCCGTACCATCCGCAGCACTGCCGCATGATCTTTCCCCATACGGCATGTACATGCAGGCCGACTGGGTCGTCAAAGGCGTCATGATCGGTCTGGCGGTGGCCTCGCTCGTCACCTGGACCATTCTCGTTGCCAAAATACTTGAACTCGCTGGCGCAAAGCGCCGCGTGCGCAAGGCCCGCAGCGTCATCACCGGATCGCGCACACTGGACGACGCTGTCGCCACTTTGGGCAAACGCCGGGGCATTGGTGCCCTGCTGCTCAGCGCCGCCAAGGAAGAGTTGGAGATGACCGGCAGCGCCGCAACGCCGGATGCCGGCGATGGTCTTAAGGAACGCGTCTCCTCGCGGCTGCGCCGCATCGAGCTGGCAGCAGGCCGCCGCATTTCGCGCGGCACCGGCATCCTCGCGACGGTCGGTTCCGTATCCCCCTTCGTTGGCCTGTTCGGCACGGTGTGGGGCATCATGAATTCCTTTATCAGCATCTCTGAATCCCAGACCACCAATCTGGCCATCGTGGCCCCCGGCATCGCCGAGGCCCTCTTGGCAACCGCCATCGGACTGGTCGCCGCCATCCCCGCAGTGGTCATCTACAACGCCTTCTCGCGCGCCATTGCAGGCTATCGCCAACTGCTCGGCGATGCAGCGAGCGGCGTTGAACGCCTGGTCTCCCGCGATCTAGATGCCACCCGCACGGCTGGGGGCAACTGA
- the arsC gene encoding arsenate reductase (glutaredoxin) (This arsenate reductase requires both glutathione and glutaredoxin to convert arsenate to arsenite, after which the efflux transporter formed by ArsA and ArsB can extrude the arsenite from the cell, providing resistance.), which yields MSVTIYHNPECGTSRNTLAMIRQSGVEPEIIDYLTNPPTREKLVWLIAEAGLSVRAAIRQKGTPYDELSLCNPDLSDSQLLDAMLAHPILINRPFVVTAKGVRLSRPSEAVLDLLENPNIGPFTKEDGDVIISPEGKRIV from the coding sequence ATGTCCGTCACAATCTACCACAATCCCGAATGCGGCACGTCTCGCAACACGCTCGCCATGATCCGCCAAAGCGGCGTCGAGCCTGAAATCATCGACTACCTGACCAATCCACCAACCCGCGAAAAGCTTGTCTGGCTGATCGCCGAGGCCGGTCTGTCGGTTCGCGCCGCAATCCGCCAAAAAGGCACGCCCTATGACGAACTCTCGCTATGCAACCCGGATTTGAGCGACAGCCAATTGCTCGACGCGATGCTGGCCCACCCCATCCTCATCAACCGCCCCTTCGTCGTCACCGCCAAAGGCGTCCGCCTCTCCCGACCTTCCGAAGCGGTGCTCGATCTTCTCGAAAACCCAAACATCGGCCCCTTCACCAAGGAAGACGGCGACGTGATCATTTCTCCTGAAGGGAAGCGTATTGTCTGA
- the arsH gene encoding arsenical resistance protein ArsH, which produces MSELPNLVASAVRIPDAAALSQSGYTHKPRILMLYGSLRERSYSRFLTLEAQRLLEAFGAEVRIFHANGLPLPNDAPDDHPKVQELREAMVWSEGQVWTSPERHGAMSAVLKAQIDWIPLPGGAVRPTQGRTLALMQVSGGSQSFNALNHMRVLGRWMRMVTIPNQSSVAKAWQEFDEAGRMKPSSYYDRVVDVMEELVKFTLLNRPAANYLTSRYSERKEAAAKLEERVGLKSI; this is translated from the coding sequence TTGTCTGAACTACCCAATCTCGTCGCCAGCGCCGTGCGCATCCCCGACGCCGCCGCCCTATCGCAGTCCGGCTACACCCACAAACCACGCATCCTGATGCTCTACGGCTCGCTGCGCGAGCGCAGCTATAGCCGTTTCCTGACGCTCGAAGCCCAACGCCTGCTCGAAGCATTCGGGGCCGAGGTACGCATATTCCATGCCAATGGCCTGCCTTTGCCCAACGACGCCCCCGACGATCATCCCAAGGTACAGGAACTGCGCGAAGCAATGGTCTGGTCAGAAGGTCAGGTTTGGACCAGCCCCGAACGCCACGGCGCCATGAGCGCCGTCCTCAAAGCCCAGATCGACTGGATACCCCTGCCCGGCGGCGCCGTCCGTCCCACCCAGGGGCGTACGCTTGCCCTGATGCAGGTCTCCGGTGGCTCGCAGAGCTTTAACGCCCTCAACCATATGCGCGTCCTCGGTCGTTGGATGCGCATGGTCACCATCCCCAACCAATCCTCCGTTGCCAAAGCCTGGCAGGAATTCGACGAAGCCGGCCGCATGAAGCCGTCGTCCTACTACGACCGCGTCGTCGACGTGATGGAAGAACTCGTCAAATTCACCCTCCTAAACCGCCCCGCCGCCAACTACCTCACCTCCCGCTACAGCGAACGCAAAGAAGCCGCCGCCAAACTGGAGGAGAGAGTCGGCCTCAAATCCATCTAG
- a CDS encoding TonB-dependent receptor — translation MPLDPKTVFRPFKILGATTLTLALLAGTALAQVATPEDTEVYVVVGDTLVLQELVVSASSVSTSTRDAPASISVVSNQDLAKHGSTDITQALRTSPGVNVGYGSNGTKGISLRGLGSSYTLILIDGKRVAGANSFLRHYNGDLDWLPVEAIERIEVVRGPMSTLYGSDAMGGVVNIITKKDRQAVSGSVTAEVVMPTDGITGGARKLSGYVSAPLIDNTLAFTGFGSISSTSPDNDTLAGVDGKRGVDSYDLTGRLTFTPDANHVIDAELSLGKQDYVEFVDVGGVPTTNPTEVQRIAGSLRHVGDWGFGTSTITGMTEYTENKGAQSITFQGSELDGKLVIPFDLIWPQHLTVGGSLRHERLEDPVNLGKPSPLNPNASPVAELLSGAVFAESNISLTDSLALTTGLRLDQHEKFGSHLSPRAYLVYSLTDDLTIKGGWSQGFKAPGLRELDVGFLAPSGGRGCGGITGPGGCLMAGNPDLQPETSDSWEIGANFERDGWAANLTYFYNEIDNKIIIGELLGYEPSGRPIVGRMNVQQARTSGIEGGLTVPLMEDLSWTSSFTYLFEAVNVSTGLPLAAEPAMSFHTSIDWQATEQLSLSASLDYFSEQVSKASGPTGFVASVVEPYALVNASLAYDVNDNLTLRGGVNNIFDTQPSTDSFFREAGRSVFVSATAKF, via the coding sequence ATGCCCCTCGATCCGAAGACCGTTTTCCGCCCCTTCAAAATCCTGGGTGCAACGACCTTAACGCTGGCTTTGCTGGCCGGCACGGCACTGGCACAAGTTGCGACGCCTGAAGATACCGAGGTCTATGTTGTCGTCGGCGATACGCTGGTGCTGCAGGAATTGGTGGTTTCGGCCTCTTCGGTGTCCACCAGCACGCGTGATGCGCCCGCCAGCATTTCGGTGGTGAGCAATCAGGATCTCGCCAAGCATGGCTCCACCGATATCACGCAGGCGCTTCGCACTTCACCCGGCGTCAATGTCGGTTACGGCAGCAATGGCACCAAGGGCATTTCCCTGCGCGGCCTGGGGTCAAGCTACACGCTCATCCTGATCGACGGCAAGCGCGTCGCCGGCGCCAACTCGTTCCTTCGCCACTACAATGGCGATCTCGACTGGCTGCCAGTGGAAGCCATCGAGCGCATTGAGGTGGTGCGCGGCCCGATGTCGACCCTTTATGGCTCGGACGCCATGGGCGGCGTCGTCAACATCATCACCAAGAAAGATCGCCAGGCGGTCTCGGGTTCGGTCACCGCTGAAGTCGTGATGCCCACCGATGGCATCACGGGTGGCGCGCGTAAGCTCAGCGGCTATGTCAGCGCTCCGCTGATCGACAACACCCTCGCCTTCACCGGCTTCGGCAGCATCAGCAGCACTTCCCCGGACAACGACACCCTCGCCGGCGTTGACGGCAAGCGCGGCGTTGATAGCTACGATCTGACGGGCCGCCTGACCTTTACGCCAGACGCCAACCACGTCATCGATGCCGAGCTTTCGCTCGGCAAGCAGGACTATGTCGAGTTCGTCGATGTCGGCGGCGTGCCCACCACCAACCCAACCGAAGTGCAGCGCATTGCCGGTTCGCTCCGCCATGTCGGCGACTGGGGCTTTGGCACTTCGACCATCACCGGCATGACCGAATACACCGAGAACAAGGGCGCCCAGTCGATCACGTTCCAGGGCAGCGAACTGGACGGCAAGCTGGTCATTCCCTTCGACCTGATCTGGCCACAGCATCTGACCGTCGGCGGCAGCCTTCGCCACGAACGTCTCGAAGATCCTGTCAATCTGGGCAAGCCAAGCCCGCTCAATCCGAACGCCTCGCCGGTGGCAGAACTGCTGAGCGGCGCCGTGTTCGCCGAAAGCAATATAAGCCTCACCGACTCTTTGGCCCTGACCACCGGCCTGCGCCTGGACCAGCACGAAAAGTTCGGCTCGCATCTCTCGCCGCGCGCTTATCTGGTTTACTCGCTGACCGACGATCTGACGATCAAGGGCGGCTGGTCGCAGGGCTTCAAGGCTCCCGGCCTGCGCGAGCTTGATGTCGGCTTCCTCGCTCCGTCCGGCGGCCGCGGTTGCGGTGGCATCACCGGCCCGGGCGGCTGCCTGATGGCTGGCAATCCAGACCTGCAGCCAGAAACCAGCGACAGTTGGGAAATCGGCGCCAATTTTGAGCGCGATGGCTGGGCAGCCAACCTCACCTATTTCTACAATGAGATCGACAACAAGATCATCATCGGTGAGCTGCTTGGCTATGAGCCAAGCGGGCGTCCGATCGTTGGCCGCATGAACGTGCAGCAGGCCCGCACCTCGGGCATCGAAGGCGGCCTCACCGTGCCGCTGATGGAAGACCTGTCGTGGACCAGCTCGTTCACCTACCTGTTCGAAGCCGTCAACGTCTCGACCGGCCTGCCGCTCGCCGCTGAACCAGCCATGTCGTTCCACACTTCGATCGACTGGCAGGCAACCGAGCAGCTGTCGCTGTCGGCCTCGCTCGATTACTTCAGCGAGCAGGTCAGCAAGGCCTCTGGCCCAACGGGTTTTGTGGCTTCCGTTGTCGAGCCCTATGCGCTGGTCAATGCCTCGCTGGCCTATGATGTGAACGACAACCTCACACTGCGCGGTGGCGTCAACAACATCTTCGACACCCAGCCAAGCACTGACTCCTTCTTCCGCGAGGCAGGCCGCAGCGTGTTCGTCTCGGCCACCGCCAAGTTCTAA
- a CDS encoding energy transducer TonB: MTRAGERVGTSSLEGLSGRDAALWAGALFVVVALQGGALYWFSTRPVEAMEMAGGGEPAIMIDLAEEFMSPEELDLGPDLTPASMEQEAPPEPEEITPEPEPEPQVEPEPEPEPEIEPEPEIEPEVEPLPEPEAEPEPVPEPEPEEEVVPDLVEAIDPAVPLPVAMSPRLADRRKQTPPTPTQQQSTASAPRAAAPAEKPAAPPPAAQPSPAPSVSPAKWQATLMAHLDRNRRYPNTSVQRREQGTAQLTFTIDANGRVLNARVSGTSGHPALDQATLEMINRASPVPVPPAGLVNGQLTLTVPVRFQIR; the protein is encoded by the coding sequence GTGACCAGGGCTGGGGAACGCGTCGGCACCAGCTCGCTTGAAGGTCTTTCCGGCCGCGATGCGGCTCTTTGGGCCGGGGCACTGTTCGTGGTCGTCGCCCTGCAGGGCGGCGCGCTCTATTGGTTCAGCACGCGTCCTGTCGAAGCCATGGAAATGGCCGGTGGCGGAGAGCCCGCGATCATGATCGATCTGGCGGAAGAGTTCATGTCGCCCGAAGAACTTGACCTGGGCCCTGACCTCACGCCCGCCTCAATGGAGCAGGAAGCGCCCCCGGAACCGGAAGAAATCACGCCCGAACCGGAACCTGAACCTCAGGTCGAACCTGAGCCCGAACCCGAGCCGGAAATCGAACCTGAACCAGAGATCGAGCCAGAGGTAGAGCCCCTGCCCGAACCCGAGGCTGAGCCAGAACCTGTTCCCGAGCCAGAGCCCGAAGAAGAAGTCGTGCCCGACCTGGTCGAGGCAATTGATCCCGCCGTCCCATTGCCGGTAGCCATGTCGCCGCGTCTGGCCGACCGTCGCAAACAGACGCCGCCAACGCCCACCCAGCAGCAATCAACCGCCAGCGCCCCCCGCGCTGCAGCTCCCGCAGAAAAGCCAGCAGCGCCGCCGCCTGCCGCCCAGCCATCGCCTGCGCCATCGGTCTCGCCGGCCAAGTGGCAGGCGACGCTGATGGCCCATCTCGACCGCAACCGTCGCTATCCAAACACCTCGGTACAACGGCGCGAACAGGGCACGGCACAGCTCACCTTCACCATCGACGCCAACGGCCGCGTCCTCAACGCCCGCGTCTCGGGCACGTCCGGCCACCCCGCCCTCGATCAGGCGACGCTCGAGATGATCAACCGCGCCTCACCCGTCCCAGTCCCTCCCGCTGGCCTCGTCAACGGCCAGCTTACCCTGACGGTCCCAGTACGGTTCCAGATCCGCTAG
- a CDS encoding SDR family oxidoreductase, whose amino-acid sequence MSRTAVIFGGCGFFGTHMARALSADPEVGRIVLADIQPPRELAAKADYVICDVRQPITFPTQGPVEIYNFAAVHTSPGPADWEYFWTNVAGATNVCRFAEAIGARRIVFTSSVGVYGPQECLVDERTTPRPVTAYGKSKLLAEQIHEDWQARSGDRRLLIVRPAVTFGEGERGNFERLASVLRERRFVYPARKDTVKACAPVEELARSIAFMAQFDEPVLRYIFAYPDRTTTEAINRGFGEAAGYAMPRLVLPEKLIMVAAFGFEVLGKVGVRTAINRERVRKLIRSTNAYPHELISRGFAFEIGLAEALRRWQQSSDFR is encoded by the coding sequence ATATGGCGCGGGCGCTGTCGGCTGATCCTGAAGTTGGAAGGATCGTCTTGGCGGATATTCAGCCGCCGCGCGAGCTGGCGGCGAAGGCTGATTATGTGATCTGCGATGTGCGCCAGCCGATTACCTTCCCCACGCAAGGGCCGGTGGAGATTTACAATTTTGCGGCGGTGCATACGTCGCCGGGGCCTGCGGATTGGGAGTATTTTTGGACCAATGTGGCCGGGGCGACAAATGTGTGCCGGTTCGCGGAAGCGATTGGGGCGCGGCGGATCGTCTTCACCAGTTCGGTTGGCGTTTATGGGCCGCAGGAGTGTCTGGTCGACGAGCGGACCACGCCGCGGCCGGTTACGGCCTATGGCAAGTCCAAGCTGCTGGCCGAACAGATCCATGAGGATTGGCAGGCGCGATCAGGTGATCGGCGGCTGCTGATCGTGCGGCCAGCGGTGACATTTGGCGAGGGTGAGCGGGGCAATTTTGAACGGCTGGCGAGCGTGCTGCGCGAGCGGCGGTTCGTTTATCCAGCACGCAAGGACACTGTGAAGGCCTGTGCGCCGGTGGAGGAACTGGCGCGGAGCATTGCCTTCATGGCGCAGTTCGACGAGCCAGTATTGCGCTATATTTTTGCCTATCCGGACCGCACGACCACCGAGGCGATCAATCGAGGGTTCGGCGAGGCTGCGGGCTATGCCATGCCGAGGCTGGTGCTGCCTGAAAAGCTGATCATGGTCGCGGCGTTTGGCTTTGAAGTGCTGGGCAAGGTGGGAGTGCGGACAGCGATCAACCGGGAGCGTGTACGCAAGCTGATACGATCCACCAATGCCTATCCGCATGAGTTGATCTCGCGGGGTTTTGCCTTTGAAATCGGGCTGGCCGAGGCCTTGCGGCGCTGGCAGCAGAGCAGCGATTTCCGATGA
- the exbD gene encoding TonB system transport protein ExbD, producing the protein MAGSVRESSDGDDLTESHEINVTPFIDVMLVLLIIFMVAAPLATVDINVDLPASTATPQPRPDKPLYVTLKPDLSVAVGDNVVTRDGIGPALDVVTSGDKEARIFLRADEVVAYGDLMALMNQLRQAGYLKIALVGLETIAPAAAPVVGVAQ; encoded by the coding sequence ATGGCCGGGAGCGTAAGAGAGTCATCCGATGGTGATGACCTGACGGAAAGCCACGAGATCAACGTCACGCCGTTCATCGACGTCATGCTGGTCCTGCTGATCATCTTCATGGTGGCCGCCCCTTTGGCCACCGTGGATATCAATGTCGACCTCCCGGCCTCGACGGCAACGCCACAGCCACGCCCCGACAAACCGCTCTACGTCACCCTCAAGCCCGACCTTAGCGTCGCCGTAGGCGATAACGTTGTGACACGCGACGGCATCGGTCCAGCGCTCGACGTGGTCACCAGCGGCGACAAGGAAGCCCGCATTTTCCTCCGCGCCGATGAAGTCGTCGCCTATGGCGATCTCATGGCGCTGATGAACCAGTTGCGGCAGGCCGGTTACCTCAAGATTGCCCTGGTCGGATTGGAAACCATCGCCCCTGCAGCAGCACCTGTCGTGGGAGTGGCCCAGTGA